A DNA window from Megalobrama amblycephala isolate DHTTF-2021 linkage group LG11, ASM1881202v1, whole genome shotgun sequence contains the following coding sequences:
- the hebp2 gene encoding heme-binding protein 2, whose translation MLKSMGQLFFSSGLQNPKFTAQQSKGEDYEIRTYHTTNWVSTSVTGMEQDPAFNTGFRRLFKYIQGNNDKKCKVEMTAPVTCMIDPGAGPACESTFTTSFFIPEEHQADPPKPTDADAFIENRKELTVFVRTYGGFTNSESSREELLKLMESLKRDGMKFKEAPFYRAGYDSPFKLTNRRNEVWLIKDEEEKA comes from the exons ATGCTTAAATCCATGGGTCAACTGTTTTTTTCCTCTGGACTCCAGAACCCAAAGTTCACTGCTCAACAGAGCAAG GGTGAAGACTATGAGATCCGTACTTACCACACAACAAACTGGGTGAGCACATCTGTTACTGGCATGGAGCAGGACCCGGCCTTCAACACAGGCTTCAGAAGACTCTTCAAATACATTCAGGGCAATAATGACAAAA AGTGTAAGGTGGAGATGACCGCACCAGTGACCTGTATGATTGACCCTGGTGCTGGACCTGCTTGTGAAAGCACCTTCACTACCTCCTTCTTCATCCCTGAGGAACATCAGGCCGACCCACCCAAACCCACCGACGCAGATGCTTTCATAGAGAACCGTAAAGAGTTAACGGTGTTTGTGAG GACGTATGGAGGCTTTACTAACAGTGAGAGCAGCCGTGAGGAGCTTCTGAAACTGATGGAGAGCCTCAAGAGGGATGGGATGAAATTCAAAGAGGCCCCGTTCTACAGAGCGGGATATGACAGCCCCTTCAAACTGACCAACCGCAGGAATGAGGTGTGGCTGATCAAAGATGAGGAAGAAAAAGCCTAA